The window ACCCGCAGATCAGTCAATGCCCCGGATACCACCCGCTACATGGCCGTGCTGTACCAGAAGGTAAATAACCAGATCGTTCGTTCCAACTGGCCTGTGACCTGGTCGGACACGGATGTCGCCAAGGCAGCCACCACCCGGCCGGCCGGGTGTCTGGAGAGTATCGTGGCTGACAATATCATCGGCTTCCAGGGAGCGTTCCTTACGAATGACGGGTCCGTGGCCCAGTTCACCTCCGGCGGCGACTGGACCGCAGCGACAACTACCCAGGGGCAGGTGCCTGCCGGCCAGTTCAAGGCGCTGGTCCTTGCGCCGGGAGGGAACGAGTTTGCCACCGCCTCGCAGCCTTACGTTCGATCCCTGGTTGTCGCCGTCGCCGCTCTGGATGATCAAAGTGCGCAACTCGCAAAGGTAAGCGATCTCGCGACCACCCTGGGCACGCCTTCTCAAGGGCAGACCCCTCAGCAACACTGGAACACGATTTTGTCAGGCGGCCATATGAATGGGGTGCCTGATCCCGTGGTGTCGTCGCTTCGTACGGCAGAAACAACCTTCCTCCTAAAGTAGTATGGTGATGCTTCCTGTGAACTTCCGACGGAGAGGTGCTTCGTCCCGGGGCATGGCTCTCGTGGTCGTGCTCGCCCTGGTCGTCTTGGTGACGGTCGTCGTGCTGGCGTTCTTCGCTCAAGCCACAGCCAATCAGCAGGTCGAGGCAAAGCGGCAGCAGCGCAGCATGGCCCAGGCGCTGGGACGGTCTGCCTGCGACTATGTGATCGATCAGTTTGCCCGTGAGATCGTCGATGCGGGACGGTCCATCGAGTACTCCTCCAATGGCGTCTCGGTCTTTTATCCCAAGGCAAATGCCAACGTCGTTCCGCAACGAGTGGTCGCCTCGACGATCGGGGTATCCGATTCCAATTTCTTCAATCTGAACCGCCAGAGCATTCCCGCCGCCGATACCAATGTCTCGGCCGATGGCACGGCCAGCCCATCACGTAACGGGACGCTTGTCTCGGCGGATCGCTGGAACCGCCCGCGCATGCTTCCCGGCGGAGGATTCACCAACACGACCCAGTTGCCCAACTGGATCTATGTCGACAAAACCAACGGGCCGGTGAAGTCGCCGTCGACCGACGTCGTTGGTCGCTTTGCCTACAATGTCTACGACTGTGGCGGAGTGCTCGATGTGAATGTCGCCGGCTATCCTCAGAGCGCGGCAAACTCCATGTCCTCGGTGAAGGGAACGATCGCCGGAGCCGATCTCACCCAGATCGGCCTTTCGCAGTCGGCCATCGACAAGCTGGTGACTTTCCGGAATCCCGGCGCCACCACCGCTTCATCCTATCTGGAGTGCGTCGACGCACTCACCGACCGCGGCTACCTCGCCAATGTGGTGACGAATTCCACAACGGGAAAGGTCTATACAAATAACTTCTTTGGTACGCGCCAGGATTTCCTCAAGTATGTGCGCACGCAGAATCCCGACCTCGCAAATTTTACGCACCTCCTCGGGGTCTTCTCCCGGTCGGAAAACTCCCCGTCCTGGACTCCCGGCGTTCCCTCGGGCGTGACATCGTCTGTGAGTTATGACGCGGATGCAGACAAGCCGGCGTCGCTGAACCGACGCATCGCCAATGTTCGCTTCCCCGTCGACCAGACCATCACCTGGTATCGGGTGGACGGCACCAGGGAGGAGAGGGTCAGGAAACAAGGACAGCCCCTCGTTTCCCAGCGTTTCCCCCTTGGTCGCCTGAGGTGGATCACGCCCTCTGGACCCAACCTGGCGATTCCCAACGCGGCGGCGGCGATCAAGCAGCACTTTGGGCTGGCGTGGGACAGTGCAAACAAGCTGTGGATCTATACCTCGCCTGTCGGCAGCTCTGCCGCGACCACTCTCAAGACGCTCGAGCAGGTGGCGACGGAGGGTCGCGAACCCGATTTCTTCGAGCTTCTGCAGGCGGGCATCCTCTCGGGATCGACCGGGCGGGATGCGGGTCCTCTCGGGACCCTCACCACCGATGGACCGGCTGGGGATACCCAGGCCTGGGACAAGACGCCCGCTTATCAGATCATGCAGATCGGTGCGAATGTCATCGATCAATATGATGAAGACAGCTACCCGACGGAGATATTGACTGGTCTCGGTCCGGTCGCCGATGCGACATTCTACGGGATCGAGAGCCTGCCGTATCTGCCTCGTGTCTTCTTTTGTGTCTATCGGTACGACTCCAATCCCAAGCGGGCCGGAGGATGGTTTTGCTTTGAGGTCTGGAATCCCCATCAGACCGTGCCGACAGGCTCCCAGGTGCCGACGCAGTTTCGCATCCGGGCCACCGGCTCGGCGCAGGTGAAAGTGCTCGTGCTGGGCGGGGCGAATACCCCTCCCAATCTGCCTCCCGGTGGCGCGCCACCCGTTTTCGGCCCCGTGACGGATCTGAAGGGGAATGTCGGCGTGCAGTTCTCGATCAACCCGCAGGAACCCACCCTCCTCACGCCGTCCAATGCCAGTTCTCCCGCCAGTGAAAACCTCATCACCAGTCCGGAGATCACCCACACGGTTTACAAGAACAACGGCGCCGACGTGTGGTATGTCAATACGGCGAAGTCCAATAGCATGGTCGGCATCTGGACAGGCGATGCGCTCAACGTGGACCCCGCCTATTATGATCAGGGAATGATCACGCCCAATGGCGTCACCTTCACCCTGCAGTACAAACATCCTGATGGCAGCTGGCGGGATTACTCGGTCATGAAGAAGCTGGGCATCACGGACCGCGGCGGTTCGATCGTGGATATCTACAATCCGGTCAGCAAGGATTGCTTCTACTTTGCCCAGAAGAGCGATCCCCGTACCGATCGCTTCAGCGTGAGCATGAACTATCAGACGTATGGCGGTCTCATCCTGCCCAATAGCTCCCTGAGGCCCAATGGTGGCCAGGGCACGATCCTCGCGCGCTTCAGTCCGGCCACCACATCGGCCTTTACCTTTCATGGCAGCGGCTCGGCCACGGGAGGGCTGAATAATAACAATGCCCTGGGCATGCTCTCGGAAAACCGGGAGACTCCGAGCCTCGCTTCTTCCGCCTCCTGGGTCTCCTACCGGGATATTGACAATATCAACCGGCGGGCGGAGGGCGCTTTCGCCGCCTCCACCTCCTCCGACGGGATGCCGCTGTTTGCAAACAACCTGGCGAGCCGCCCGCTCATTCTCAACCGGCCCTTCCGGTCGGTGGGCGAGTTGGGATATGTCTTCAGCGACGCGCCATGGAGGAATGTGGACTTCTTTACCCCGGAGAGCGGCAATGCCGGTCTGCTGGATATCTTCACCGTTTCGGAGGACGAGGTCGTCGCTGGCAAGATCAGCCTGAACACCCGGCAGGCCGCCTCGCTGAAGGCGCTGGCCGCCGGGGGCGCCGTCGTGGAGGGCTCGGGAGCCATCTTGTCTGCCATCGAGGCTGCCGACATCGCCACGGCTGTCCAGGGTGCCTCAGAGACCTCCCCATTTCTGAATCGCAGCGATCTGGTGGGCAGATTCCGGTCGTCCCTGGATACCGATGGGAGGTTTGCCTCGCTGCCTTCCATCGCGCTTTCGAGCGCCGCCCGAAACCGGATCAAATCCCAGCGAGAGAGCATCGTGCGGACCATCTCCGATGCCACGGATACCCGCACCTGGAATCTCCTCGTCGACGTGATTGCCCAGTCCGGCAGGATGCCCGCCGGGGCGAGCCTCTCCGGAGCGAGCTTTG of the Terrimicrobium sacchariphilum genome contains:
- a CDS encoding PulJ/GspJ family protein; its protein translation is MGSLHAFALARSSIVVMPRKVRAFTLIEVLASLAVMALMLVFLQQIINGTMAASRRAHQQANSSLAAQSTLDTLGNDLSNLVTANGATVFVKEDADRNISIAFLTRTRRSVNAPDTTRYMAVLYQKVNNQIVRSNWPVTWSDTDVAKAATTRPAGCLESIVADNIIGFQGAFLTNDGSVAQFTSGGDWTAATTTQGQVPAGQFKALVLAPGGNEFATASQPYVRSLVVAVAALDDQSAQLAKVSDLATTLGTPSQGQTPQQHWNTILSGGHMNGVPDPVVSSLRTAETTFLLK